One Cryptomeria japonica chromosome 9, Sugi_1.0, whole genome shotgun sequence genomic window carries:
- the LOC131047009 gene encoding disease resistance response protein 206 produces MAIWNGRILNFFFLWLLVSTVLLNGADCHSRKKKLPKPCRNLVLYFHDIIYNGKNAHNATSALVAAPQGANLTIMTGNNHFGNLAVFDDPITLDNNLHSPPVGRAQGFYIYDMKNTFSAWLGFTFVLNSTDYKGTITFNGADPILVKYRDISVVGGTGDFLMARGIATIDTDAYEGEVYFRLRVNITLYECY; encoded by the coding sequence ATGGCAATCTGGAATGGTAGGATTTTGAACTTTTTCTTTCTATGGCTTCTGGTATCCACAGTTCTGCTGAATGGTGCAGATTGCCATAGCAGGAAAAAGAAGCTTCCAAAGCCCTGTAGGAATCTGGTTCTGTATTTCCATGATATAATCTACAATGGTAAAAATGCCCATAATGCAACATCTGCACTTGTTGCAGCCCCTCAAGGAGCTAATCTCACCATTATGACTGGCAATAACCATTTTGGAAATCTTGCTGTATTTGATGATCCTATCACTTTGGATAATAATCTTCACTCTCCTCCAGTGGGAAGAGCTCAGGGGTTTTATATCTATGACATGAAGAATACTTTCAGTGCCTGGCTTGGGTTCACATTTGTGCTGAACTCGACAGATTATAAGGGCACCATTACTTTCAATGGAGCAGACCCCATTTTGGTTAAGTACAGAGATATATCTGTTGTGGGTGGCACTGGTGATTTCTTAATGGCCAGAGGAATTGCAACTATTGACACCGATGCCTACGAGGGAGAAGTTTATTTTCGTCTTAGGGTTAATATCACACTGTATGAGTGTTACTGA